In Kitasatospora viridis, one DNA window encodes the following:
- a CDS encoding methylmalonyl-CoA mutase subunit beta: MTVPPERLPLAAEFPAAGREQWQTLVEGVLRKSGATFADGASAEDALATEVGDGLRVRPLYTAEDTAVEPGYPGFAPYTRGGRAEGAAPGGWDVRQLHGHPDPRRANEAVLADLENGVSSVWLTVGAAGLPVAELPAVLDGVYLDLAPVVLDAGPEFGAAAEQLFKVYADREVPAAAAQGNLGADPLGLFARTGEEAGTDRQLAEAAALAARCAGEFPDVRALTVDALAYHDAGASAAEELGCALATGVAYLRALTEAGLSVDAAVGQLDFRYAATADQFLTIAKFRAARRLWSRVTEVSGAAAAPQRQHAVTSTVMMTERDPWVNMLRTTVAALAAGVGGADAVTVLPFDAALGLPDAFSRRIARNTQAVLLEESNLARVIDPAGGSWYVEQLTEELARAAWAWFQEIERAGGQRQALAAGLVGERIAATWAKRSTALARRREPITGVSEFPNLAEQPVVREAAPAPLGGGLPRVRRAEAFEALRSRSDAVLAGTGARPRLFLASIGPAAVHSGRSAFAANLFQAGGIETVPAAVTEPQALAAEFAASGAAVACICSSDQLYAEHAEALATALKGAGARLVLLAGKPGEQREAYQRAGVDEFVHLGSDAVAVLGTVFDRIVDQDGAAR; the protein is encoded by the coding sequence CGCCGACGGCGCATCCGCCGAGGATGCGCTCGCCACGGAGGTGGGGGACGGGCTGCGCGTCCGTCCCCTCTACACCGCCGAGGACACGGCGGTGGAGCCCGGCTATCCGGGCTTCGCGCCGTACACCCGCGGCGGTCGCGCCGAGGGCGCCGCGCCGGGCGGGTGGGACGTGCGGCAACTGCACGGCCACCCGGACCCGCGCCGGGCGAACGAGGCGGTGCTCGCCGACCTGGAGAACGGGGTGTCCTCGGTCTGGCTGACCGTCGGCGCGGCCGGTCTGCCGGTCGCCGAGCTGCCGGCCGTGCTGGACGGGGTCTACCTCGACCTGGCGCCCGTGGTGCTGGACGCCGGGCCGGAGTTCGGGGCGGCTGCCGAGCAGCTGTTCAAGGTGTACGCCGACCGCGAGGTGCCCGCCGCGGCCGCTCAGGGCAACCTGGGCGCCGACCCGTTGGGCCTGTTCGCCCGCACCGGCGAGGAGGCCGGCACCGACCGGCAGCTGGCCGAGGCGGCCGCGCTCGCCGCCCGCTGCGCGGGCGAGTTCCCGGATGTGCGCGCCCTCACGGTGGACGCGCTCGCCTACCACGACGCGGGTGCCTCCGCCGCCGAGGAGCTCGGCTGCGCGCTCGCCACCGGCGTCGCCTACCTGCGCGCGCTCACCGAGGCGGGGCTGAGCGTCGACGCGGCCGTCGGCCAGCTCGACTTCCGCTACGCGGCGACCGCCGACCAGTTCCTCACCATCGCCAAGTTCCGTGCCGCGCGCCGCCTCTGGTCCCGCGTCACCGAGGTGAGCGGCGCCGCTGCCGCCCCGCAGCGCCAACACGCCGTCACCTCCACCGTGATGATGACCGAGCGCGACCCGTGGGTGAACATGCTCCGCACCACGGTGGCCGCGCTGGCCGCCGGGGTCGGCGGCGCCGACGCCGTCACGGTGTTGCCGTTCGACGCCGCGCTCGGCCTGCCCGACGCGTTCTCCCGCCGGATCGCTCGCAACACCCAGGCGGTCCTGCTGGAGGAGTCCAACCTGGCCCGGGTGATCGACCCGGCCGGCGGCTCCTGGTACGTCGAGCAGCTCACCGAGGAGCTGGCCCGGGCCGCCTGGGCCTGGTTCCAGGAGATCGAGCGGGCCGGCGGTCAGCGCCAGGCCCTCGCCGCCGGCCTGGTCGGCGAGCGGATCGCCGCCACCTGGGCGAAGCGCTCCACCGCGCTGGCCCGCCGGCGCGAGCCGATCACCGGCGTCAGCGAGTTCCCGAACCTGGCCGAGCAGCCGGTGGTCCGCGAGGCCGCGCCCGCGCCGCTCGGCGGCGGCCTGCCCCGGGTGCGCCGGGCGGAGGCCTTCGAGGCGCTGCGCAGCCGCTCCGACGCGGTGCTGGCCGGGACCGGTGCCCGCCCCAGGCTCTTCCTGGCCTCGATCGGCCCGGCGGCCGTGCACAGCGGCCGCTCCGCCTTCGCGGCCAACCTGTTCCAGGCCGGCGGCATCGAGACGGTGCCCGCCGCCGTGACCGAACCGCAGGCGCTGGCCGCCGAGTTCGCCGCGAGCGGGGCCGCCGTGGCGTGCATCTGCTCCAGCGACCAGCTGTACGCCGAGCACGCCGAGGCGCTCGCCACTGCGCTCAAGGGCGCCGGCGCCCGCCTGGTCCTGCTGGCCGGCAAGCCCGGCGAGCAGCGCGAGGCCTACCAGCGGGCCGGGGTGGACGAGTTCGTCCACCTGGGCAGCGACGCGGTCGCCGTCCTCGGCACCGTGTTCGACCGGATTGTTGACCAGGACGGAGCGGCGCGATGA